One window of the Nitrospira sp. genome contains the following:
- a CDS encoding HAD family hydrolase, whose protein sequence is MSVAPSVSQRRVAASIAAFFDVDNTLLPGEASEVGFFRWLRQRGVVGWPEARASVAWWLRHLPALSLQPLRERKLYLAGKPAQVIESLGEEFCREALCPRVSPVAMTTIERHRSEGHLVILLTGSLDFLMEPIADSLQVDRCVASQLEQLEGVYTGQVVPPLPYGEGKLTHVHRLAQELELDLEACFAYGDSPGDQAVLGAVGHPTVVNPIRGMGRVARRHGWPVVSWR, encoded by the coding sequence ATGTCGGTCGCTCCCTCAGTCTCCCAACGCCGTGTGGCCGCATCGATCGCCGCGTTTTTCGACGTCGACAATACGCTGTTGCCTGGCGAAGCCAGTGAGGTGGGATTTTTTCGCTGGCTCCGGCAGCGTGGTGTGGTCGGTTGGCCGGAGGCGCGTGCCAGCGTGGCCTGGTGGCTCCGGCATCTCCCGGCGCTGTCGCTGCAGCCACTGCGTGAACGCAAATTGTATCTGGCGGGAAAGCCTGCGCAAGTCATTGAGTCGCTGGGTGAAGAGTTTTGTCGCGAAGCCCTCTGCCCGCGTGTGTCTCCCGTTGCCATGACGACGATCGAGCGACACCGGAGTGAGGGGCATCTGGTCATTTTGCTGACGGGGTCGCTGGATTTTCTGATGGAGCCCATCGCGGATTCGCTCCAAGTCGATCGTTGTGTTGCGAGTCAGCTTGAACAGCTAGAGGGCGTCTATACCGGTCAGGTGGTCCCTCCGCTGCCGTACGGCGAGGGGAAGCTCACGCATGTGCACCGGCTTGCGCAAGAGCTGGAGTTAGATCTTGAGGCCTGTTTTGCGTACGGCGACAGTCCGGGGGATCAGGCTGTCTTGGGTGCCGTGGGGCATCCGACGGTGGTGAATCCGATTCGCGGCATGGGCCGTGTGGCCCGCCGTCATGGCTGGCCGGTGGTGTCCTGGCGATGA
- the queE gene encoding 7-carboxy-7-deazaguanine synthase QueE: MNAPPQPQEQTLRVTEIFHSIQGESTYVGQPCVFVRLTGCPLRCTWCDTDYSFYGGTSLAIDEILTKVREFGCQLVEVTGGEPLAQPEALPLIARLCDAGYTVLIETSGAIDVRPVDQRAKLILDVKCPGSGMTDRMHWPNLDCLTAKDEAKFVLASRADYEWARGIVMQHRLADRCPVLFSPVFGSLDLRPLAEWILADRLSVRFQLQMHKYIWAPDMRGV; encoded by the coding sequence ATGAATGCTCCCCCCCAACCCCAAGAACAGACGCTCCGGGTGACAGAAATCTTTCATAGTATCCAAGGAGAGTCGACGTATGTGGGGCAGCCCTGCGTCTTCGTCCGGCTTACGGGTTGTCCGCTCCGTTGTACCTGGTGCGATACCGACTATAGTTTTTACGGCGGGACGTCTCTCGCCATCGACGAGATTCTGACGAAGGTGCGGGAGTTTGGCTGTCAGCTGGTCGAAGTGACCGGCGGCGAGCCGCTCGCGCAGCCGGAGGCGCTTCCACTGATCGCTCGTCTGTGCGATGCCGGCTATACGGTCTTGATCGAAACCAGCGGTGCGATCGATGTGCGGCCGGTCGACCAACGGGCGAAACTCATCCTGGACGTGAAATGCCCGGGGAGCGGAATGACAGACCGCATGCATTGGCCGAATCTCGACTGCCTGACAGCGAAGGACGAAGCGAAGTTTGTCTTGGCCTCGCGTGCGGACTATGAGTGGGCGCGCGGGATTGTGATGCAACATCGTCTCGCCGATCGCTGTCCCGTGCTGTTCAGTCCGGTCTTCGGGTCATTGGATCTTCGCCCTCTTGCCGAGTGGATTCTGGCGGATCGGCTGTCAGTCAGGTTTCAATTGCAGATGCACAAATATATCTGGGCCCCGGATATGCGGGGCGTATGA
- a CDS encoding leucyl aminopeptidase, with amino-acid sequence MKIMRVDARAGRVETESTDVLVLTHCEGDVFSKQATMIDKSMNGALHELLQSKEFEGKANELVLVHTQGKVPAKRILLVGLGKEKDVTVDQLRQAVGHAVKRVRQAKAGFFTVGVPSVTPQGSTAVEVAQAMAEGAILGSYQFTAYRSEGASGKDVKGMSLLAAQTSELKSMTEGIRRGVATAEAAVLVRDLCNHPSNVMTPSRIATEAKAIAKEEALTLKILERKDIEKLGMGALLGVAQGSHEPPKFIILEYKGSKKKDERPVVLVGKTITFDTGGISLKPAENMEHMKADMTGGAEVLASIRAAARLKLPLHLISILPVAENMPGGRAMKPGDVVTTLSGKTVEVQNTDAEGRLILADALAYATRYKPAALIDIATLTGACVVALGQFAIGMFGTDAGVKESVRNAGLRAGERVWEMPLWDEYFEQLRSDVADMRNIGGRGGGMITAALFLSKFVGDCPWVHLDIASTDWSERERAYVPKGPSGIGTRLLIQYLIDRTL; translated from the coding sequence ATGAAGATCATGCGAGTAGATGCACGGGCCGGGCGTGTGGAGACGGAATCAACCGATGTGTTGGTCCTGACCCATTGCGAGGGCGATGTCTTTTCGAAACAGGCGACGATGATCGATAAATCGATGAATGGGGCCTTACACGAGTTGCTGCAGTCGAAAGAATTTGAAGGCAAGGCCAATGAGCTTGTGCTGGTGCATACCCAGGGCAAGGTGCCCGCCAAGCGGATTCTCCTGGTGGGGTTGGGGAAAGAGAAGGATGTGACGGTGGATCAGCTGCGGCAGGCCGTGGGGCATGCGGTCAAGCGCGTACGGCAGGCCAAGGCCGGTTTCTTCACGGTCGGCGTTCCCTCCGTCACCCCACAGGGTTCGACCGCCGTTGAGGTGGCCCAGGCGATGGCCGAGGGAGCCATTCTGGGCAGCTATCAGTTCACGGCCTACCGAAGCGAGGGCGCGTCGGGAAAAGATGTGAAAGGGATGTCGCTCCTGGCGGCTCAGACGAGCGAGCTCAAGTCGATGACCGAAGGGATCCGGCGCGGCGTGGCGACGGCCGAAGCCGCGGTCCTGGTGCGAGATTTGTGCAACCATCCGTCGAATGTCATGACTCCCTCGCGGATTGCCACTGAGGCGAAGGCGATCGCGAAGGAAGAGGCGCTCACGCTCAAGATCCTGGAGCGGAAAGATATTGAAAAGCTCGGTATGGGGGCATTGCTGGGTGTGGCGCAAGGCAGTCATGAGCCGCCGAAGTTCATCATTCTCGAATACAAGGGATCGAAGAAGAAGGATGAACGTCCGGTTGTGTTGGTCGGGAAGACGATCACGTTCGATACCGGCGGAATTTCTCTCAAGCCGGCGGAGAACATGGAACATATGAAGGCGGACATGACCGGCGGCGCCGAGGTGCTGGCCTCGATTCGCGCGGCCGCGCGGTTGAAGCTGCCGCTTCATCTCATCAGCATTCTGCCGGTGGCTGAGAACATGCCGGGCGGCCGGGCGATGAAGCCGGGCGACGTCGTCACGACACTCTCCGGAAAAACAGTTGAAGTGCAGAACACCGATGCGGAGGGCCGCCTGATTCTGGCCGATGCGCTGGCCTACGCCACCCGCTACAAACCGGCGGCATTGATCGACATTGCGACGCTCACGGGCGCCTGCGTGGTGGCGCTCGGACAATTTGCCATCGGGATGTTCGGAACCGATGCCGGCGTGAAGGAGTCGGTGCGGAACGCCGGCCTCCGCGCGGGCGAGCGTGTGTGGGAAATGCCGCTGTGGGATGAATACTTCGAGCAGCTGCGCAGCGACGTGGCGGACATGCGCAACATCGGGGGCCGCGGGGGCGGGATGATCACGGCCGCGTTGTTCCTGAGCAAGTTCGTGGGCGACTGTCCGTGGGTCCATCTCGATATTGCCAGCACGGACTGGAGCGAACGGGAGCGGGCCTATGTTCCCAAGGGCCCCTCAGGGATCGGCACCAGATTGCTGATTCAGTATTTGATCGATCGAACGCTGTGA
- the nagZ gene encoding beta-N-acetylhexosaminidase, whose translation MLMSREKIGQLFMVGFEGTSVTPDLAAFIKEYKPGGVILFSRNLESIEQIVELTNALQACSPHSPLLISIDQEGGRVSRLPKTFTIFPPCEVLGRCNSSELAYAAAATIAKELRAVGINMNMSPVLDVNSNPANPVIGDRAFGSTPGPVCELGLATVGGLQDNRVVACGKHFPGHGDTSVDSHKELPVVAASKERLEQIEFPPFRHATAHGVATLMTAHVLYRALDDQKPATLSPAIITEFLRGELKYDGVVLTDDLEMHAIIDHYGIEEATVRAIQAGCDMPLICKDRNREIAAITALDSAVADGSISAERLEQSLARIARLKQRFLVPYKPVVISDAKLIVGCRSHHVLLRSIHQARERLAKATV comes from the coding sequence ATGTTGATGTCGCGCGAGAAGATCGGCCAGTTGTTCATGGTGGGGTTCGAGGGGACCTCGGTCACGCCCGACCTGGCGGCGTTCATCAAGGAGTACAAGCCGGGCGGCGTGATTCTCTTCTCGCGCAATCTTGAATCGATCGAGCAGATTGTCGAGCTGACGAATGCCTTGCAGGCCTGCAGCCCCCATTCGCCGTTGCTGATTTCAATCGATCAGGAAGGCGGCCGGGTCTCACGATTGCCGAAGACCTTCACTATCTTCCCTCCCTGTGAGGTGTTGGGGCGATGTAATTCGTCGGAGCTGGCCTATGCGGCGGCGGCGACGATTGCGAAGGAACTCCGAGCCGTCGGGATCAACATGAACATGTCACCGGTGCTGGATGTGAATAGCAATCCTGCCAACCCGGTGATCGGCGATCGGGCCTTCGGGTCGACGCCTGGCCCGGTCTGTGAGCTGGGTTTGGCGACCGTGGGCGGATTACAGGACAATCGTGTGGTGGCCTGCGGAAAGCATTTCCCCGGTCATGGCGATACCAGCGTGGACTCGCACAAAGAATTGCCTGTGGTGGCGGCATCGAAGGAGCGGTTGGAGCAGATCGAATTCCCGCCGTTCCGGCATGCGACCGCTCACGGAGTGGCGACGCTGATGACGGCCCATGTGCTCTATCGCGCGCTGGACGATCAAAAGCCGGCTACGCTCTCTCCGGCCATCATCACGGAGTTTTTACGCGGTGAGCTGAAGTATGACGGTGTGGTATTGACGGATGATCTGGAGATGCACGCGATCATCGATCACTATGGCATTGAAGAAGCCACCGTGCGGGCCATTCAAGCAGGGTGTGACATGCCGTTGATCTGCAAGGACCGCAACCGGGAGATTGCGGCAATCACGGCGCTGGATAGCGCCGTGGCCGATGGTTCGATCAGCGCCGAGCGGTTGGAGCAATCCCTGGCCAGGATCGCCCGATTGAAACAGCGGTTTCTGGTTCCGTACAAGCCGGTGGTGATTTCGGATGCCAAGCTGATCGTCGGGTGCCGGAGTCATCACGTGTTGCTTCGTTCCATCCATCAAGCCCGTGAACGATTGGCGAAAGCCACGGTGTGA
- a CDS encoding MFS transporter, with amino-acid sequence MNLPPSFPADRRELWAWCFYDFANSSFSTLIVTVAYSVYFIQVVAADVSPPGLAERLWFWGYALSMLVVALVSPVLGALADIRANKRKVLIVSTLLCVVGTALLWFVHRGDVALGLLIFGIANIGFDLGFVFCSAFLVELVPPQQMGRLSGYGWGFGYVGGLLSLALAYPFIAGGFTEANLASYRLSFVVTAVFFLSATLPTFLYLQERAQPRPVTAGLSVWRAVTMQLSDTARHLATYRDLKRYFIAYLLYSDAINTVIVASAIFANKVLDFTPSDLIIYFLVTQITAGFGSVGFGFVADRIGAVRSITITLLCWIGLVIGAAAVQTQMQFYLLGLVAGAALGANQSVSRTLLGRFTPLGRQGEFFGFFSVAGKFAAILGPIVYGEVTAWTGSQRWAVLSMAVFFLVGLAVFLGVDERRGMAAAQE; translated from the coding sequence GTGAACCTCCCGCCCTCCTTTCCAGCCGATCGACGAGAGCTCTGGGCCTGGTGCTTCTACGATTTTGCGAACTCCTCCTTTTCCACCCTGATCGTGACAGTCGCCTACAGCGTCTACTTCATCCAGGTGGTGGCAGCCGATGTGTCGCCGCCCGGTCTGGCGGAACGGTTATGGTTTTGGGGGTATGCGCTCTCGATGCTGGTGGTGGCGCTGGTGTCTCCCGTGCTTGGGGCGTTGGCGGATATCCGCGCAAACAAGCGGAAGGTGCTGATCGTTTCGACGCTTCTCTGTGTGGTCGGCACCGCGCTCTTATGGTTCGTGCATCGCGGCGATGTGGCGCTTGGACTGCTCATCTTCGGGATCGCCAATATCGGCTTCGATTTGGGGTTTGTGTTCTGTAGTGCGTTTCTGGTGGAGCTGGTGCCGCCGCAGCAGATGGGCCGCCTGTCGGGCTATGGCTGGGGATTCGGCTATGTCGGGGGATTGCTCTCCCTGGCGCTGGCCTACCCTTTCATCGCAGGTGGTTTTACCGAGGCGAATCTCGCCTCGTATCGGCTGAGTTTTGTCGTGACGGCGGTGTTCTTTCTGAGTGCCACATTGCCAACCTTTCTGTATCTGCAAGAAAGGGCTCAGCCGCGCCCCGTGACAGCCGGTCTGTCGGTGTGGCGTGCGGTGACGATGCAGCTGAGTGACACGGCGCGTCACCTCGCCACCTATCGCGATCTCAAGCGCTATTTCATCGCTTATCTGCTCTACTCGGACGCGATCAATACCGTGATCGTAGCGTCGGCGATCTTTGCGAATAAAGTCCTGGACTTCACGCCGAGCGATCTGATTATCTACTTCCTGGTCACGCAGATTACGGCGGGTTTCGGCTCGGTCGGCTTCGGGTTTGTGGCGGATCGGATCGGGGCGGTCCGGTCGATCACGATCACGCTGTTGTGTTGGATTGGGTTAGTGATTGGCGCTGCGGCCGTACAGACGCAGATGCAGTTTTATCTGCTTGGCCTGGTGGCCGGCGCGGCGCTCGGGGCCAACCAATCGGTGAGTCGCACGTTGCTTGGCCGGTTTACGCCGCTGGGTCGCCAGGGTGAATTTTTTGGTTTCTTTTCCGTCGCCGGGAAATTTGCCGCGATTCTTGGACCGATCGTCTATGGAGAAGTGACGGCGTGGACCGGGAGTCAGCGCTGGGCCGTGCTCTCCATGGCGGTGTTTTTTCTCGTCGGTCTGGCCGTGTTTCTTGGGGTGGATGAACGGCGCGGTATGGCTGCCGCGCAGGAGTGA
- a CDS encoding phosphate-starvation-inducible PsiE family protein, translating to MEWLDRLGYATAGFSLLILGMLVFIHAWYVFLAGQFDPKGHVLILPAGLRLLNDILLVIILLELFRTVVRFLQTEVLELEPYLSVGVIACTRKILTASAELSHQQNMTETQFYQYLMDVGLNVTVIIALIGAVFMIRKRPEQIPLPPAASARVGQ from the coding sequence ATGGAATGGTTGGACCGCCTGGGATACGCAACCGCCGGGTTCAGTTTGTTGATTCTCGGTATGTTGGTGTTCATCCATGCCTGGTATGTGTTCCTCGCCGGTCAGTTCGATCCGAAGGGGCACGTGTTAATTCTCCCGGCCGGTCTCCGATTGTTGAATGATATCCTTTTGGTCATTATTCTCCTGGAGTTGTTCCGGACCGTGGTGCGATTTTTACAGACGGAAGTGTTGGAGTTGGAGCCCTATCTGTCTGTTGGCGTGATCGCTTGTACCAGGAAGATTTTGACGGCGAGCGCAGAACTGTCGCATCAGCAAAACATGACGGAAACACAGTTCTATCAATACCTCATGGATGTGGGGCTGAACGTCACCGTGATCATTGCCCTGATTGGTGCCGTATTCATGATTCGGAAGCGGCCCGAACAGATACCGCTCCCGCCCGCAGCATCGGCGCGCGTGGGTCAGTAA
- a CDS encoding amino acid permease gives MTLTPDPDKHSAAQTTTPSVTSRLFRTKSIERILADADHPQYRLKRTLSAWDLTALGIGAIIGTGIFVLIGTAIVGDAGRPGAGPGIVLSFILSGLTCVLAALCYAEFAAMIPVAGSAYTYSYATLGEFLAWITGWNLILEYGVACVAVAIGWSGYFNNLLKLASLDLPDWATHAPGGPEGGIANFPAAIIVLLVTIILVIGIKESARATGIIVCLKLAVILFFIAVGAPAVSPDNWSPFMPNGFTGVTAAAATVFFAYIGFDAVTTTAEEARNPQRDLPIGIMTSLGVCTILYVAVAAVLTGLVPYSQIDIHAPVAEALRLVGYKWGAAVVAMGAVAGITSVLVVMMLGQIRVFFAISRDGLLGPWLSVVHPRFGTPHHATILTGVGVAVMAAFVPIGTAADMTNIGTFFAFTLVCIGLIVLRYTRPHLARPFRTPLMPWIPLLGALSCLGLMWQLPALTWHRFVWWTLAGVIIYGLYGMRHSKLADQSTDARLPSPTNH, from the coding sequence ATGACTCTTACTCCTGATCCCGACAAACACTCAGCCGCTCAGACAACGACTCCCTCGGTCACGAGCCGGCTCTTTCGCACCAAATCCATCGAACGCATTCTAGCCGATGCCGACCATCCGCAATATCGCCTCAAACGGACATTGAGTGCCTGGGACCTGACCGCGCTGGGCATCGGGGCCATCATCGGGACCGGCATCTTCGTGCTGATCGGAACGGCGATTGTCGGAGACGCAGGACGGCCGGGAGCCGGTCCCGGGATCGTCCTCTCCTTCATCCTCTCGGGACTGACCTGCGTGCTCGCAGCCTTGTGCTACGCGGAATTCGCCGCGATGATTCCCGTCGCCGGGTCGGCCTACACCTATTCCTATGCCACCTTGGGAGAATTTCTTGCCTGGATCACCGGCTGGAATCTGATTTTGGAATACGGCGTCGCCTGTGTGGCCGTCGCCATCGGCTGGTCCGGCTACTTCAACAATCTGCTGAAGCTGGCTAGCCTCGACCTGCCCGACTGGGCCACACACGCACCCGGAGGGCCTGAGGGAGGCATCGCGAATTTTCCGGCCGCCATCATCGTCCTGCTCGTGACGATCATTCTCGTCATCGGCATCAAAGAAAGCGCGCGGGCAACCGGCATCATCGTCTGCCTGAAGCTGGCGGTGATCTTGTTTTTTATCGCCGTGGGAGCCCCTGCGGTCAGCCCGGACAATTGGTCTCCGTTCATGCCGAACGGCTTCACCGGAGTCACCGCTGCCGCCGCGACCGTCTTCTTCGCCTATATCGGATTTGATGCCGTCACCACGACGGCCGAAGAGGCACGCAATCCGCAGCGCGATCTGCCGATTGGCATCATGACCTCTCTCGGAGTCTGTACCATTCTCTATGTCGCCGTTGCCGCCGTGCTCACAGGGTTAGTACCCTATAGCCAGATCGACATTCACGCTCCGGTTGCGGAAGCGTTACGACTCGTCGGCTACAAGTGGGGAGCAGCCGTCGTGGCCATGGGAGCCGTCGCCGGCATTACCAGCGTGCTGGTCGTCATGATGCTGGGACAGATCCGGGTGTTCTTCGCCATCTCGCGGGACGGACTCCTGGGCCCATGGTTGTCCGTGGTCCATCCACGCTTCGGCACACCACATCATGCAACGATCCTGACCGGCGTCGGCGTCGCAGTCATGGCCGCCTTTGTGCCCATCGGCACCGCGGCCGACATGACCAACATCGGAACGTTCTTCGCGTTCACCCTCGTGTGCATTGGACTCATCGTCCTGCGCTACACCCGTCCTCACCTGGCACGTCCGTTTAGAACTCCGCTGATGCCCTGGATCCCGCTGTTGGGAGCGCTCTCATGCCTCGGCCTGATGTGGCAACTCCCCGCCCTCACCTGGCATCGCTTCGTCTGGTGGACGCTCGCCGGAGTGATTATTTATGGGTTATACGGCATGCGACACAGTAAATTAGCCGATCAGTCAACAGACGCCCGCCTGCCTTCACCGACCAATCACTAG
- a CDS encoding gamma-glutamyl-gamma-aminobutyrate hydrolase family protein, with protein MKPVIGVTPDFNAGDRKEWGGREPTYFLRARYVRAIEELGGIPLILPLVADAAGRRRLLERVDGLLLTGSGPDLPPRLYGERQRYKFPLVSERRANFELELVHQARTRDIPLLGICGGMQTVNVACGGSLFQDLSSQMPQALAHRQATKAIHPSHAVTITPGSLLRKIVAKATMQVNSSHHQSVKTVAPSLIASAIAPDGVIEAVESPRHRFFLGIQWHPEFLFERHIAHRRLFQALLRAAGRARA; from the coding sequence ATGAAGCCCGTCATCGGCGTGACCCCCGACTTCAATGCCGGTGACCGCAAGGAATGGGGTGGGCGTGAGCCCACCTATTTCCTCCGCGCCCGCTACGTCCGCGCTATCGAAGAACTCGGAGGCATTCCCCTCATTCTTCCCTTAGTAGCCGATGCGGCCGGGCGGCGACGCCTCCTCGAACGCGTGGACGGACTCCTGCTCACCGGCAGCGGACCGGACCTTCCTCCGCGCCTCTACGGGGAACGCCAACGTTACAAGTTTCCCCTGGTCAGCGAACGCCGCGCGAACTTCGAACTTGAGCTGGTGCACCAGGCGCGAACCCGGGATATCCCGCTGCTCGGGATCTGCGGTGGGATGCAGACCGTCAACGTCGCCTGCGGGGGCAGCCTCTTTCAGGACCTGTCATCGCAAATGCCCCAAGCGCTGGCCCATCGACAAGCCACCAAAGCCATCCATCCGTCGCACGCAGTGACCATTACACCCGGAAGTCTCCTGCGAAAGATCGTCGCGAAAGCGACGATGCAGGTCAACAGCTCACACCACCAATCGGTCAAAACCGTCGCGCCTTCGCTGATCGCGAGCGCGATCGCTCCGGATGGCGTCATCGAAGCCGTCGAATCTCCCCGCCACCGATTCTTTCTGGGCATCCAGTGGCATCCTGAATTTCTTTTCGAACGGCATATCGCCCACCGCCGGTTGTTTCAAGCCCTGCTCCGTGCCGCCGGTCGCGCTCGCGCGTGA